ACGAAATGATAGGCCCTCAGTCAGTGATTGGCGGCAAGTCGGCGTCcaaaataaaaataaaaaatcGACCTCTGAAATTAGGCCCCTCTTAGAGGGCCTGGACCTATTGCTGTCGTGCCTGAGGCCATGGGCCCCACTCTGTGACAGACTGCAATTCACAACCAAAACTCGCATCTGCCCCATCTCTCAAATCATTCCTTTCCCTTCCTTCCCACCACCATTTCTTTGGCACTACGTCCGTCCTTGGGGCTCccgcctccttgcccttTCCGACCGCCGGCGCTCCGTCCGCCCCAACGCCGTGCGCATTGTTGCCTGCTCGACCAGCCTCCGGAAAACGGGCCTGCGCCTGTTTGTTGGAGGCTTGGGCAAGCGCTGTGCACAAAGTCCAAAATTTTTTTCTGGCACCCATCGCGGTCCAGATTTTGATGTTCCTGGACAGAACGCGCTAGGGCTTGGATGGATCTCCACTGCACTACAACCCAACTGTGGCTGCACGCGGCTGATGTGGCGGTCGCATGTCGCTGGGTCAAACTGCTCCAGCGGTCAACGCCTGTCTCTTGTTGTCATCGACGCCTCCTCAACCGTGGGCTACAATTAGATCGATTCTTCATGCCTGCGAGATTCTCACCGAGTGGTCAGATCTAAGGGTGGAGAGATCGTGTGGCTACACGTCAGAGAACAATGACAGGCGACGGGAGCTAGCCTCGGGAGCGCCACGCCCGCTCATAGAGCCCCTGATGTGACTTTGTCAAGGAGTATGGTCCTCACTATCGATGCTTTCGATAGACTTGTGTTGCCAGATATCACGTTGTTTTACACAACGTGTATCGACATTCTACGTCATCTTCCCATTGGCCTGGATGTTTTCGCACTGGCATAGAGTAAAGTACCACTCGTTGCTGGGCACCCGGCTTGGAGACGTCGTCTTGATCGTCTTGGACAAGCCGGGAATCAGCTGTAGTGACAAAACTTCAACCATTCCTGGACCGGGTTTCCGGTGTGATTAGAAACTGTACGGCCAACTTGATTACTGCCATGTTCGGTGCCACTGCCTGTGACTCGGCTGTCTCACTTCAACGGAGCACTTGACTTTGCTCGGAGAGAGAGCCCCTCcgccatgacgccgacgccaatgATCAGCAGGACATTCGTACACGGAGGAACATGATCTCCTGGACAGCTGGCTCATGGCGGGCCAGCAGTTGATCGTAGCCATCAACAGAAACTTCACACAGACGCGCTGTGTAGGTCGACAACGAACGCACGAGCCTGCGTATGAACAGGGTCATGTCTATCGCGCACTCGACAGTGGTCATGGGCCGCAACTTGGATCATTATGCTGACCGCGCCGTGCCCGGGTGGTATTTCGCATGACAGTTGTCACCCCTATATGGACGCGGCGCGAAAAGCGGGCGCAGACCCGAGCCATGTATTACGCGGCAGTCGCCGACCATGATAGCTAATAGTCTGAGCCCTCAGCCTTGATGTGTTAGATGTGTTGTAGTACTTACCGTACTCCTTATATTACTACTGCAACAGGGGGCGACGGACGTCTCCGACCTGTTCGGAGGCTGTTGGTCATTAGTTCTGGACACGTCCGTCGACGAATCTCAGATACCTGGTATCAATTGGAATGACTGACTGGTATCACTGCGTATGGACTGTTGGTAGACGGATAGACTAAAACTAGTCCTACCTGTTGTCAGAACACCTGAGATAGGTCGCAGCGAGAGCCCAAGCTGCGAAGCTTCTCGTTTGGGCACCGTTCAGACCGAATATACTCTTTCAACGGTGCTATGACGAATGTATATACTTGGGATAAGCGTTCATGCCTGTTGTTGCGACGTGTCGAGGTCATTCGTTACATTCGCGGGGCATGCCGAGATACTGCATGGGGAGGCTTCTCACGGTCCCCGACGTACATTGGACTGACACAAGTGTTCCAGACGAATGACACATGCAGTAAGAGTGTGGACAAGCCGCGACAATGAACGGCTTGTCTTGTACTCTCCCGTAGAACCATGTGTGCGTTCCCAAGTATGGGTGCGTTTCGCCAAGTCTCCTGGCTACATACTTCGTCGAGCCCAAGAGTGCATTTTTGTACCAGATGTATTGCTATGCTTGCGATATGCGAATCGCGGCTGCTTGGTCACCAAATGAGAGAGATCTATATGGTGAGACTGTCACTCTGACGAGTCGTGACAATACGTATGCGGCCAGGACTGATGAGGACCGCCGACGGCTGTTGGCTGACATTCCTCCTCAAGCTTCAAGGGACTCAATGAATGTGACCAGATTAACACTGTGAGAGTAAGGAAAGGATAGTCCACTCAAGTGAGGTGAGCGTGAATATAGGAAAGGCTGTCagccgacgagggccgtACAAAGGAGCCGTGCCCCCTCACTCCTTCCTTCTTCACACCGCCTCATCGTGCCCAACTCTGATAAGGCAAATTGATGCGGCAATGTCGTTGCTAGATGTGTCATGTTGCAACGGATTGAAACGAGAATGGACGACGAAATGGGGGAAGTAACGAATGCGACTTTgactcctcgcccgccgaagACTGCTGTTCAGGAGCGGCCGTGGAGCGCGAAGACGGCAAGCCATTCTACAACCTTGTTTGGCCCGTGTGTCATGATACAAGTGACGCTTGAGGGTATCTGATCAAGCACTCGATAAACGCGTCCGCCTCTTGGCACAGCTTTACACGTCGACCAAGCTCAACCTGAAGGCGCCTGACGTGTCCACTATCCATATGGACTATCCGCGACCATGTCATGGCAGGACGGTATTCGAAAAGGCTGTGTTACTGTTGCCAAGCAATCGCGCGGTGACACTTTTGTTGAAGACGCTATGAGTTCGTCCTGCTGGCTTCAGCTGCATGTCCGCTCTCTGCGGCACCCGCCCCTTTCACAAGTTTGGGAGCGAGCCTCGCGTGAGTCATCGGCATACCGAGAGTATTGATGGATGAATTCGTTTGAGGCGTGACTCTGTGACCGGCTATTGAGTTAGATTTCATGACCAAACGCGCGCTGATGAGATGGGAGAACAAAAAGCCAAGCTTGAAGCACCACATTTCGGGGACATTGTTAATGCGTCTAAGAGATTGTTAGCAGGAGCTACTGCAGCCTCCCTACCGGTTGTCTGGAGAAAACAATGTCCAAGGTTCATGGGGGTGATTCCGCTTATGGGGATTTTggggatggcatggatgcATCGAAAACTGACAAAATGCCATAAGCACAAAATCGACATCAGAGCTGTTGCGACATAACTTTGCCATGCGAGGGGGGGACAagggtggaggcggcgcatggGGTGGCTGTTGCATTGGATGGACAGTGTCAACAATGCAAGTCGTATTGGTCACTGATACACAGCGGGGATTCCAGGGCAAGCTGGGACGGGGACCATTAGCAGTCAAGTGAGAACCTAGGAAGCCTTTTGCCCCCCCAAGACCCTGGATCTTTGGTGGGGTTCGGAGCCTTTGCCATCCGGTTTTCGAGGCGCGAGAACAGGGCACAAGGCGCGGTGTAAGAGAACCGAGGAAGCTGGCAGCGCTGGAATCCACGGTGATTGGGCCGGGCCTAGTACCCACTTCCGGAGCAGATGCACCGGGCGGAGTGACCTGGGCTGAGACATTGTCCGGGGATGTCACGgagcggccagcggcgcctggAGATATGGCTGTATTGACGGGAGATGCGGACATTTTTACAGGATCGCTCTATGTGGTTTTGGAGACCAGGAGCGAGCCCTGGATGGCACTGCGTAACAATAGTCGCCCCGGAAAATATGTACTCTTCAGATCTCTGGCGCAGGCTTTTGCCAGATCTGGAAAGAAcctgggcggtggtggcgggagGGGCCACAGGAGAGCCTTGCCTGACCTGGGCTGGTTCAATTCCTCACAGTGCGATCGTGGTGTCATGGAACCCCCCATGTTTGTTCCTTGCCCCTCGGCTTCTTTCCCTGCCACTGCAGCACCCTACCGCACTCCTCGTTTTACTTTCCTGGGGTATCGTCCCGGAAGCAAGGTGAACTTGTAAGGCTTTTGAAAGTGAAATATATATTGCGAGAGCTAACCACTGGTCTCGCCTGTGTGACTCGGAGGAGCGTTGCTGCAATCCCGGACCGGCACGGACGTATGGTGCTCGCCACGCTTGCTGCGCAAAACACGTTCGGAACGAGGGCATCACCTTATAGTTCCGTGATTAGTATCCACGGCCAGACCATCGAGGCTGGTTTGCGTTAGCCCTATGTCCGGCCTGGCCACTCTCGCGAGGGTAAATTGAGACGGGCCCCGTTCGGGCATGTCACCGTTGCTTGTCTTGCGGTACGTACAAGCCCCCACCGTCCGCGCAGTCTCGAACCGACCGGCCACAAGGATTGCGAGCTTTCAGGGCCCGCTACGGGCGGTTTCCCGCTGTCGAATGGCGCCGTTTTGCAACTTCAACGGCGGCTATAATTCGAATGACATGGGAATCATCGTCGTGTGGCACCCAACGTCCATGTGTGAGGTCGTTATTTCGCGAGTCGCCTGAAGGAACAACGATGCAaggccgcgtcgaggagaTGAAGACGCACAATATGCGCTGGTCGTTTTCAGCGAGGTTGGTAGCACGCCGTCACTGCTATAGTCGTCCCGATTCTCAAGTGCATGAAGAACAGGTCGAGGTCGGGTAGTTGATAAAAGCAGGCAGGGTTCTCTTTGACATGGTCAATTAGACTGAGGGCGGAAGCCTTTTTGTTAATAATCATACATTTACAAAGTACAGTGAGCGGCGACCCtggcatggtggtggtcgctCATCACGTCAACCAGTCGTGGCGGACACTGTGCGCCGTTTCATCTTCACACTCCGCCCAAGCATCATCCATCCCGCTActgcccaccaccatcgGATTTGCAGACGGGATCGACTTTCTCGGCCGCAGCACCCTGTTCTCCCCAAGGGAGGACGGACAGCTGGCACCAGTCCCTCATTTCAGTCGTTTTGCTTCCTGCGTGCCATCCCCTCCTGTCACAAAGCCTCGCTTCCTCTGAGGCGGGAAGCTCTCTCGCCAAAGATCGACAGAAGCACACTACGCGGCATGTGTTGATACACCTTACGTAGAGCGATCTCGCCACCCTCGCGCGtgcccccccaccccctccaAATCAGTCCGCCTTGGGGGATTTGCCGCGCACAACCCAAAGAGcacccctcccttcccccgtCGCGACTTCTAGGTCGCCAGCGGACGCGCCATGGACAATGACGGGTCGCAGGGCAACAcgtcgccacggccggcaGTGGCCTCAGATACGGGGAGCAGGTTGAGCGACACTCAGGaccggccgacgccgctcgcAACGGAACCACCGTCTCACCACCAAAGCGGCCACGCAGGAATCTCCTCCACGCCTACGGACACGCAGTCCCAAAACATGATGAGCCCTGGACCCTACTCGTCCTGGAGCACTGGGTCAGAGTTTCAACTGGGACATCAGTCCGCGCCGTCCGACATGTCTGACCGCGTCTTTCCCATTCGTTCTGTGGTCAGCGTTGGTCCGGCCCAAAGGAGGGGTTCAGCATCTGGCGACGACTATTTTCCAGCCCTTTCCGATACGGACAGTCGAGGAATGGCTTCGCACCGTATGAGCGGGCCCCGTCCAGGCCCAAATGCCGAGCTTAGGAGGTCAGGGACTCTGCCATCGACAACGTCGCCCTTCGACCGAGCCGCGCAACTGCGGAGGAAGAGAGCCACGAGTGGCCCGTTCTCGAGCATACAGGCAGATGCTGCACGGCAGGGCACAATTGCGCCGTTGAACCTGGACGTCTCGGGCTCCGACAAGGAGTCGGAGGATTCCGTGCCCATGGGGCCcggggcctcggcgggcggcccacGACAAAGCAGTGCATCCTTCGTTTCAGGCCATCAGTCATTATCGGAACTGGCACATGTCACCTCGCGCTTTACACACATCGAGACGGAGGACGGCCATGCCGTTATTACAGGCCGTGACGGCGTGTTGCAGCAgtgcgaggacgagcccATCCATACGCCGGGTGCTGTGCAAGGCTTTGGCGTTCTATTAGCCTTCCGTGAGGAGCAAGATGGGAATTTCTCCGTACGATATGTCAGCGAGAACTCGGAGAAGATGCTTGGGTACAGCCCAAAGCAGCTGTTTAGGCTGAAGAGCTTCATGGACATCCTCACAGAAGAGCAGCAAGATAATCTCCTTGACCACATCGACTTCatccgcgacgaggacgctgACCCGGCCGTCAACGGACCCGAGGTGTTGAGCCTCTCCATTCGGCCGCCCAAGAGCAGGAAAAGCGTCAAGCTCTGGTGTGCTATCCACATCAATCCCGCCCACCCCGAACTCATCATTTGCGAATTCGAACTCGACGACGATCACATGTACCCGCTACGACCCGTTGACGAGCTGGCCCCCGACGCGCCACACGACACGCTGCATTCGAACCCAACCTTGGAGGAAATCGAAGAGAGCACCGAGATCTTGAGTAAACCACTTCGCATCCTCCGCAGCGCTCGGAAAAGAAGAGGCGAACAAGGCGCGATGCAAGTGTTCGACATCATGTCTCAGGTGCAGGAGCAACTTGCATCAGCGCCGAACCTGGATGCCTTCCTCAAAGTCTTGGTGGGGATTGTCAAGGAGCTAACAGGCTTCCATCGCGTCATGATCTACCAGTTTGATGCGTCCTTCAACGGCAAGGTTGTCACCGAACTCGTCGACACCTCGCAAACCATAGATCTTTACAAGGGGCTTCATTTTCCCGCATCCGATATCCCGCGCCAAGCTCGAGAGCTCTACAAGATCAACAAGGTGCGCCTGCTTTACGACCGAGACCTTGAGACCGCAAGGATCGTGTGCCGCACACAAGAGGACTTGGAGACTCCCTTAGACATGACCCATGCATATCTCAGGGCGATGTCGCCAATCCACATCAAATACCTGGCGAATATGGCCGTGCGGTCGTCCATGTCAATTTCTGTCAACGCCTTCAACGAGCTTTGGGGGTTGATTGCTTGCCATTCATACGGCCCGCATGGGATGCGCGTTTCCTTCCCCATCAGAAAGATGTGTCGATTGGTGGGCGACACTGCCTCTCGCAATATAGAACGACTCTCATACGCCTCGAGGTTACAGGCGCGCAAGCTAATCAACACTGCGCCGACGGATAAGAACCCCTCTGGTTATATCATTGCCTCATCCGACGATCTCCTGAAATTGTTCGATGCCGACTTCGGTCTGCTGTCGATCAAGGGTGAAACCAAGATCATGGGCGCGATTGAGCATAGCCAGGAGGCTCTCGCCATGCTCGAGTATTTGCGAATGCGCAAACTGACCTCGGTTCTCACGTCTCAGGATATTCGAGAGGATTTTCCCGACCTGCGGTATCCACCAGGGTTCCAAGTCATTGCAGGTTTGCTTTACGTCCCTCTGAGTGTTGGCGGTGTAGATTTCATCGTCTTCTTTCGCAAAGGCCAGGTCAAAGAAGTGAAGTGGGCCGGTAATCCTTACGAAAAGACCGTGCGACAAGGGACCTCTGGCTACCTAGAACCGAGAACGAGCTTCAAGACATGGCACGAGACTGTCATCGGCAAATGCCGAGATTGGAACGAGGAACAGGTAGAGACTGCTGCCGTTCTTTGCCTTGTCTACGGTAAGATCATCTTTTGTGGCCGTGACCGACAATTTCCTCGACTAATATGCTTTCAGGTAAATTCATCGAGGTGTGGCGCCAGAAGGAGGCAGCGATGCAAAGCAGCAAGCTCACTCGGTTGCTTCTGGCAAACTCTGCCCACGAGGTTCGAACGCCACTCAACGCAATCATCAACTACTTGGAGATTGCCCTTGAGGGTTCTCTCGACAAGGAGACTAGGGAAAACCTTGCCCGGTCTCATTCCGCGTCGAAATCTTTGATATATGTTATCAATGACCTGCTCGACTTGACGAAGACCGAAGAGGGTCAAAACTTGGTCAAGGACGAGATATTCGATCTGACAGCGTGCATTCAGGAGGCTACTGACCCCTTCCACATCGACGCGAAGCGAAAAGGCATTGAATACAGAGTGACCTCTCATTCTGGCTTACCGCGTTTTGTCTacggcgacggacgacgtATTCGTCAGGTGATCTCCAACATCACCGCAAATGCGGTAGCGCACACAGATAGCGGGTCTGTTCATGTTGACTTATTTGTCTCCGACGTCAGAGACGGACAGGCTATCATCGACATTGCAGTAGCTGACTCTGGAACTGGTATGAGCTCACAACAACTCGATGCTCTGTTCCGTGACCTAGAGCAGGTCAGCTATGAAGAGATTGGGCCTGGAGACACGGGAGACCAAACACACAAACCCCACGATACGCGAACACTCGGGCTCGGACTTGCTATCGTCGCTCGTATTGTGAGGAACATGGATGGCCAGCTGCGATTGAAGTCTGAAGAAGGTCAGGGCTCGCGGTTTGTCGTTCAGCTGCCCTTTTTATTAGCGGACGAATCGCCCGCGTCTTCCGGAGACCCAAACTACGATGCTTCCCAAACCAGCCAAATTTCCAATGCCGTGGCCTCAGCCCCGGATTCATTGAAGGCTCCGCCCGCGGGTGAGATTACCCTCATCGACCGCGGCAGTGCCGCCGCTACGGTTATGGAGGGAGAGAagacaggcggcgacgaggggagCGCCCGAAGCCGTCGTAGTGTCGGAAGCTAcggcagccacggcagcCACCAAAGCGACGCCGATAGGCTCATACACGCCATACAAACACCTTTGTCCTTGAACGATGAGCAGTCCGGATACTTTGCTGCCCGATCGGACTCACGAGGCAGCGCAGGCCATGCCCCGTCTAAGGCAAGCATTGGCACAGCCATCTCGGCAAGCCCGCAGTCGCGAAGGGCCACCATCTCGTCACCAAcaacgagacgagacgaagCCGGAACCGCTGAGGTTCGCGATGAAAAAACCATGATCCGGGCTGTGAAAGTTCCCGAAGAATACAGGGACTTGCCGACCCATCCACAAGTTGGTGAACAGTCGCGAATACTGTTCGAGGTCTCCAGTGACAGCGGCCACACTTCAGTACCGAGCAAAGGAACGACGCGATCAGGCTCCGTTGACGGCACCTCTTTGCGCACCTTGTGTGCGGAAGACGACCCCATCAACATGAAGGTGCTGCGGAAGAGACTCGAGAAGTCTGGCCATGAGGTCCAGCACGCCGTCAATGGTCAAGATTGTGCCGCCGTGTACAGAGATAGCCCCAGTTCTTTTGATGTTATTCTTATGGATATGCAGGTTAGTGGACTTTGGGCTACCTTgtgtttctctctctctctgctgACAGCCTTCTAGATGCCAATCGTCGATGGCCTGACAAGCACCAAAATAATTCGTGACGTAGAAAAGTCCGACGAGCATACAGAACACTCTCACCTGGCGGCTATCAATGGACGAATCCCCATCTTCGCCGTGTCAGCGTCTCTTGTAGAGAGTCAGAAACAGACCTACATCGATGCCGGATTCGACGGGTGGATACTGAAGCCGATCGATTTCAAGCGACTTAACATTTTACTGGCTGGCATACTTGACACTCGGACGCGCAACTCTAGTTTGTACGCCCCGGGACACTGGGAGAGAGGTGGCTGGTTTGGTCCACGCGAAGTCTCAGAGGGAACTTCAGACTCGCAAACCACTCCGAGAGCAGACGAAACGAGAGATAAAGAGCTGCATGACACGAGCAGTGACAAACCAGACGAAAACACAACGGCAACACGGTGATGTATAGTACGAGCCACCAAACAAGAAAGTCAAACAAATCCGCATCAGCGGTTGTTCCGATCACGGTGCAAGCAAGTCAAAGTTGTGCGACTTCGCTTACGTCCCGTTCCCCGAAATTGTCATCAGCTTGCCAGGTGAAGCATAATCCCTGAGCTTTGGTGACGCAACGAGGCTTCATCGTTCATCTCTTGCATGATACCTGTTCGAATGAAGAGACTATGGGGAATATAGCACGATCGGAGAGAATTTATTATTGCTGAGACGTTGATGACTCGTCGGATGGTCATGGCCTGCCACTGCATCGGTACGGTATGATGAACGGCATTCCGGAAACGAGGGGTCCGGAGTTGGGCATGATGGTGAATATGGACTGGCGTCGGTAGATACACGGATAACCGCGTGGCGTTCTATGGCCTTGTGATGGGAAATCGACATGGTATTTACCGTGCAACTTTGTGGCTATTGATTAGACTCCTTTGCACCGAAGACAGCTGGTCACACACCGGGACGGGATCCGTGCGTGAAGTCACAGGACCGCCTTcacgagcccccccccccaaaaaggCTACATTCGCCTTTGCAAGTCTATGATATTCTTGTGTTAAGACTTTGACGCCCAAACAGAAGGCGATTGCACCCATGAGGTGGGGGTGAATTGGACTGACTGACCCTCCTCACGCCCAACGGAACGATGCTTCGCAGCCTAGcatcgatggcgacgcccatggGTGAGTTATGTTAGGCAGGGATGTTTTATGCACGGGAAGGATATCGTCAAGGCATCACAGGATGTCTGTTGCATTGGGGAGGCAGCATCCCTGAAGCAGCATGAAGATACATAGTTGGTAACGTACTATATACAGCGCGTAATTGTATGTACATGACAGAAAGGCAAAACGTATCTCGCTATATCAAAGAACCACTCAAAACGGGGGTATATATCAGAACGCATTTAGGTGGTACCACCAGACGGCGGGGACACCTGATGGCATCGTGGGCAGCGTCCCCGTCGTCAGGATCGATCGTCGCTCACATCTCTTCAAGACCTCCCAAAGTTCCAGACTCTGGACCACACgcccctcttcttcttcttctcctcgtaGTTCTCTTCGCGGACGTTGTGTCTCCCCACAATGGTCAGGAAGACCTGGTCCAGCGTGGTCGAGCTCACGCTGTAGTGCCGCACGCCCAGGCGCGCCTTGTGCTCTTCGAGAAGGACAACGAGCCGGCCAATGGCActgccctgctgctggctgtgGCCGGCCTTGATGCTATTCAGGGGATCTATCGTACCGTAGCGCCTGCTGGGGTTTGCCCTCGAGGATCGCGGTTGCCaaggcgatgcggcggcggaggcggcggcgacgtccttGGCGGACACGGAGAAGCGCATCTGTCCGTGGTAAGTCTTTGTGtcgagggaggcggaggggagCGTGCGCTTTATCCAAGCGGTGATGCGATTCACTTCGGCGTCGGACGTCCGCGGCGCGGAAGCGGACACGAGGTGGACATGTAGCGCATCGCCGAACCTGTGTCGGAGATCATCTGGGGTGCCCAGGGCGAGCATCCGGCGTGCTAGGATGCCCGCTCGGCCGGCCAACgcatccgcctcctccatgctGTGAGTCGTCAGGAGGATCGAGCGGCCATGCACCGTGGCGGCGAGAGTCCTCCACATGATACGCTTGGACGCTGCGTCGAGTCCCGAAGAtggctcgtcgaggagaaCGACGGTGGGATTGCCCATCAGAGCGATGCCCAGACTCAGCTTCCGCTTGTTTCCGCCCGAGAGCGCATGTCCCATCCGCGACTCGAacgcctcgaggccaacggcGCGGAGAACGGCGGATACGTTGTGCTGGATGTCTGCGACGCCGCGAACCCGAGCGTAGAATTCTAAATGCTCCCGCACGGTCATCTGATCGAGAGCATCAATTTGTGGACAAACGCCGAGATGAgtcctcgcggcggcgaggttcTCCGTCACGGACTGGTCTTCCACGTAGACGTCGCCTCCGTTGTGGCTCGGCTTGAGGTCTCCCCGGATGAGAGAAATGGTCGTGGACTTGCCGGCGCCATTGGGACCGAGCAAGGCAAAGACCTCGCCGCGCTTGACGCCAAAGGTGACGTTGTCGACAGCGGTATTCTTGCCGAACGACTTGGTGAGATGCATCACCCTGAGGCCGTCTTCatggttgccgccgccgccgctggtgacCCGGGTCAACTCAATTgccatctcgtcctcgcagccgtctcgcgccgcctcggcacgtcgtcgtcccctgCGTTCCAGCACGCCGCGGAGCATCGAGCCGACAGACCCGCCATCTATCCAAAGAACCAGGCCGAACAGGACTATGCATTGGACGACCAGGTAGGTGATTGGGCCGCCGTACATGACGAAGCTCGTAGGCTTCTGCGAGagctgctgcccgtcgcAAGCCGTGGCGAAGAGGTTCGTGGATATGAAGAGGGCTCTCATGGCAGACCCAATGGGCGCAaaggcggagacgacgaagTGGCACACGAGAAGCGAGGTGTCAATCTTGTTGACCGGGACGTAGGTGATGACGCAGATGTATGAGATGAGGTATGCGAGGAAGATGACCACTTGATaggcggcggcccacgcAAAGGTCGCGAGTTGCGTCTTCGTAAATAAAGAGACAAAGTAAGCGAGCAACGTTGAGGCGAGCCCGTAGAGGAAGAAAACGATGAAAATGTACTCGAGATGAAACCATATATCCGAAAGACCAGACCAGAGCCCGGTCACGATGGCAGAGGCAGCCAAGACGAGTGAAAAGTCAAATATCAGGTACGCCGCCCATAGCGGGAACGGACGCACGCCGTTCGAGTACTGCAGCGCCCGGACAAATCTCCTCCGCTCGGTGCTGGGGTACAGACCAAAGAAGGCGGGATAACAGGCGAAAGCGATGCCCATGTAGATGGCCAGGTTCAGGGCGTCGCCGATTCCCGGGTTGAAGGGAATGTCAAAGGGCGACCAGGTCGTCGCGATCGTGGTGTTGGCAAGGAGCATGTCGAGGAACTGCTGAGCAGTCAACGAGCTGGTGACAAACAGGTTCGCGACCCAGCCAACCGTCGGCGGCTCGACGTCATCTCCCAGCCACAGCCCCGTGGTGATGTTGGCGCGGTGTCTCGCAATGTACTGCGTGAACTCGTCATACGTATTGACGAGATGGAGGTTgttgagcgcggcgccgccaatggcACGGCTTGCCGCGCCCCCTGATCCGGCGAAGATGGGCGAGAAGAGGCTGCGCACGGTGGCCGGGTTGAGCCTCGACGGCGGACCGGCAAGGAAGGCAACACTCCTGTTGTCCTTGATCTGGCTGAAGGCGTCCTCGGTACCCCAGGAGGAGGACTGCTCCGACGCGGAACAGCCCGTCGGCTCCTTGCCGCGCACATAGAGCGAGGTGAGACTGGCCGCGATGATGGGCAACAGGAAGGCAATGAGGTAGAGGATGTAGTTCTTCTTGAAGACGGTGATTCGCTTCCTGAACAAGATGCCCACCTGGCGCGCGTAGCCCACTCGCTTGCCGTCGACCAACTTCAGGCCCCGGTCGCCGCTCGTCTGGGATGATGTCTCATGCTCGTGGAGCTTCTCGGTGACCTGCGTCTTTGATGCGGTGGTTTCGACGGCTTGGAAAGCCTTTACGTCCTTGATTTCTTCCGCCAGTTGCAGGAAGACGTCTTCGATGGTCGGTCCCGAGAAACGGTAGTCGTTTATGCCTGCCGCCTCCAGCTTCCTGATGACGTCTgcggccaaggtcgagtTGGACGCGACATACGTCGTGAGGTCAAAGGCACTTGTCTTCTTGACCTGGTCAATGTCGGGAGCCGCGTTGCCGGCAGCGCTCTTGTTGACGTGGACCCGGTaaccgccgccgagcctgtccttgagctcgacgGAGGAGCCTTCGGCACGTAGCGTGCCTTT
This sequence is a window from Purpureocillium takamizusanense chromosome 8, complete sequence. Protein-coding genes within it:
- a CDS encoding uncharacterized protein (EggNog:ENOG503NZZS~TransMembrane:14 (o34-55i240-262o297-319i331-351o357-374i386-406o426-447i848-869o1026-1044i1065-1090o1102-1124i1136-1159o1165-1188i1209-1233o)~COG:Q): MGSPTSTKAEMAIYARQVGTLMAKNFRTLLLRHLLLVICMAFLLPILLASFFSFAKNLFVPPAKFGIGTAHDVRSLAEAFDTAKGSSRTKVVLISNGHQGGSIETVLDSVARETTDYGAPMTVVRLADESSLSNECRSSLRGVTNCYCALVMRSSPNEGSGGIWNYTIRTDAAMWESPVKINVDSTTNMEEIYLLPMQRAVDTIIARLNGSNTNNALARTRELPFTSQTQEQRDRKVREIFHNAIVNFMGVSFISSVIWITYHVTGLIATERESGMSQLIDAMMPVTRAWMAPVARIISHHLSFSVIYAPAWIIGSIILRVGVFVNTSVGIVLVFHVLAGLAFASFSIFIATFFRKAQLSSITAILTTLLLGILAQSLTQPKTGPVAALSVLFPPCNYVYFITLMARFEKQNRAASLLELPPRSPWSIPGIVFWVLMAMQIVVYLFLAMYNEKRFYGTSVKGRHVHMSHEEPGSLGENSVELDGLTKVYEPSALSKLRSKFRKTGAEPVVAVNGLSFKVGRGQIVALLGANGSGKSTTLDAIAGLHRLTSGSIKIDGTGGLGIAPQKNVLWDELNVEEHLVIFNRLKAPSNRASKEEITELIRAIDLSQKRHSLAKTLSGGQKRKLQLGMMLTGGSAVCCVDEVSSGLDPLSRRKIWDILLAERGKRTLILTTHFLDEADLLADHIAILSKGTLRAEGSSVELKDRLGGGYRVHVNKSAAGNAAPDIDQVKKTSAFDLTTYVASNSTLAADVIRKLEAAGINDYRFSGPTIEDVFLQLAEEIKDVKAFQAVETTASKTQVTEKLHEHETSSQTSGDRGLKLVDGKRVGYARQVGILFRKRITVFKKNYILYLIAFLLPIIAASLTSLYVRGKEPTGCSASEQSSSWGTEDAFSQIKDNRSVAFLAGPPSRLNPATVRSLFSPIFAGSGGAASRAIGGAALNNLHLVNTYDEFTQYIARHRANITTGLWLGDDVEPPTVGWVANLFVTSSLTAQQFLDMLLANTTIATTWSPFDIPFNPGIGDALNLAIYMGIAFACYPAFFGLYPSTERRRFVRALQYSNGVRPFPLWAAYLIFDFSLVLAASAIVTGLWSGLSDIWFHLEYIFIVFFLYGLASTLLAYFVSLFTKTQLATFAWAAAYQVVIFLAYLISYICVITYVPVNKIDTSLLVCHFVVSAFAPIGSAMRALFISTNLFATACDGQQLSQKPTSFVMYGGPITYLVVQCIVLFGLVLWIDGGSVGSMLRGVLERRGRRRAEAARDGCEDEMAIELTRVTSGGGGNHEDGLRVMHLTKSFGKNTAVDNVTFGVKRGEVFALLGPNGAGKSTTISLIRGDLKPSHNGGDVYVEDQSVTENLAAARTHLGVCPQIDALDQMTVREHLEFYARVRGVADIQHNVSAVLRAVGLEAFESRMGHALSGGNKRKLSLGIALMGNPTVVLLDEPSSGLDAASKRIMWRTLAATVHGRSILLTTHSMEEADALAGRAGILARRMLALGTPDDLRHRFGDALHVHLVSASAPRTSDAEVNRITAWIKRTLPSASLDTKTYHGQMRFSVSAKDVAAASAAASPWQPRSSRANPSRRYGTIDPLNSIKAGHSQQQGSAIGRLVVLLEEHKARLGVRHYSVSSTTLDQVFLTIVGRHNVREENYEEKKKKRGVWSRVWNFGRS